The genomic stretch CTTAAACGTCGAACCAGGTTCGAACGAGCGCAACGCCCAGTTGTTCCACAACGACTCCGACTCTGCTTTGGCATACTCGGCCGGGTTGTAGTGCGGACGATTCCCCAGTGCCAATATCTCACCGTTGTTCGGGTCGGCCACGATGATCGAGGCGTGCTTCGGTCCATATTTGTTGACGATGTTGTCCAGTTCTTCTTCCACAAAATGCTGGATCGTCGAATCGATTGTCAACACCAGATCTTCGCCATCTACCGCTTTTTTGGTCACTTCCGGCTTATAGTTGGGAAGCGGATTGCCTTCGCGGTCAGTATATAAAACCATTTTGCCTGGTTTACCTGTCAGCTTGTCGTTGTAAACCGATTCCACGCCAGCGAGTCCTTGTTCGTCGTTCGACTGATCGTTGATCCCGAAATAGCCGAGCACATGAGCGGCAAAATTCCCGTTCGGATAGCGGCGAATGTCTTTGCGGATCGTATTGATGCCACGCATTTTGTTTTGCTCGTGCATCTCCTCGATTTTCTCATGAACCGACGAGTCCACTTTCATTCCCTTGGGGCCGATGCCGACCGCTTTTCTTGCCTCTTTCCCGGTGAGGTGCGCATAGTGGGCCGGATCGATGTGCTTCATGATCTCGGACTCGGTCATCTCGACGAGCGGCGCGAGAAATTGTGCGTACATCTCTGGCGTTTCTGCCCAATCTTTCATCGCCTTCGGATCAACCGAGACGCTGATCTCATACGCCACCCCGGTAAAAGCCAACTTTTGGCCTTCGCGGTCATAGATCGTGCCGCGTGTCCCAGGAATGTCCACTTCAGCGACGATCCACTCTTGCGCCAAAGCTGACAATCTCTCAGCCTGCGCCACCTGAATGTACATCAACCGCAGCGCGAGCGCAAAGAGACCGACAAAAAGAAAAAATCCCAGCACCCGTACCCGTTTCTTGAACACGCGCTCACTCATTAGTTTTGGCTCCCCGGCAGAATGATCAGGTTCTTATCTTCCACCGATTTCATCCCGAGCTTGTTCGAAGCATAGCTTTTGATGCGCTCCGGCGATTCCAGCTCGAGCGTCTGCTGCTCCAATTTGAGCCTGTCATCCTGATGCGACTGCAGTTCGAGCTTTTGCCGCTCGACTTCATAGTTGAGCGAGACCATCGACGCATAGCGGGAGACCAGCCCGAGAGCGATGATGATGCAGACCAAGATCGTGCCCAGCCACTTCAATTTTTCTTTCGCTTCCTGTTTCGACTTTTCCGAGCGGGGGGCTGCTCCCGTTCTTTGCGGTTGTTGATAGGGAACCGCCTCTTGCTGTTTCGGCAAGGGGCGTGCAAGATTATCCCGGTACATCGACATCGTAAAATCTCCCTTCTCTCTGCTCCCAATAAGCCCGTTAGAGTTTCTCGGCGATGCGCAATTTGGCGGAACGTGCCCTTGGGTTTGACGCCAGTTCTTCCTCAGACGGCATGATCGGCTTGCGGGTGACCAATCGCACCTTCGGCTCGTTGCTACACTGGCAAATCGGCAACTGCGGCGGACAGATACAACCTTTCGCCGCTTCCTGCAAGGCCAGTTTGGCAATGCGGTCCTCCAAAGAATGGAAGGTGATAATCGCCACGCGTCCACCCGGATTCAGTACCCGGATCGCTTGCTGAATCGCCTCGGCGAAGACGTTCAGCTCATCGTTTACCGCGATGCGGATCGCTTGAAACGTCCGTTTCGCGGGGTGTGGCCCTTCCCTGCGCGCTGCGGCCGGGATCGCCGCCTTGATGATGTCAACCAATTGCCCGGTCGTATTGATCGATCCATTTGCTCTTTCACGCACAATAAATTCGGCGATGCGCTTCGACCACTTTTCTTCCGCATACTCAAACAAAATTTTGGCCAGTTCTTCCTGGCTATACGTGTTCACCAGATCGTACGCAGTGAACGGCTGTGTTTTATCCATTCGCATGTCAAGCGGTGCATCGTGTTGGTAAGAGAACCCACGCTCGCCCTCGTCCAGTTGCGGCGAAGATACGCCAAGATCAAAAAGCACTCCATCTACGCCCGACAGGCCTTGCTCAGCTACGATCTCCTCTAATCGGCGAAAATTGGAGTGGACGATCGTAAAGCGGCCTTCGTACGCAGCCAGCACTTTTTTGGCGTTTTCAATGGCGGTCAAGTCTTGGTCGATCGCGATCAGGCGGCCGGTCGGCGAACTGGCCTGCAAGATGCGCCCCGAGTGTCCTGCTCCGCCGAGCGTGCAGTCTACATAGATATGATCTGGCTCCGGAATCAGAGCCTCCACAGCCTCATTGGCAAATACGGAAACATGATGAAATGTGGTTTCTTTTGGCATGGGGTTGTTTTCCACCTCTAGTCTTCGCAATGGTGATGTGTTGTGATTACAGGTCTAAGTCTACAAGTTTTTCCGCAATTTCCCCGAAAGTATCGGCTGCATGCAGTGTGTATTCGTCCCACACTTCCTTAGCCCAGATTTCCACTCTTCCCGAAACCCCGATCACCACGCAGTCGCGATGTAGCTTCGCGTACTCGCGCAAATTGTTCGGGATGTTGGCGCGTCCTTGTTTGTCCAAGTCGCACTCCGTCGCTCCGGAAAAGAAAAATCGAGAAAAGGCGCGTGCATCCGCCCTCGTAAATGGAAGACTTTTCAACTTCGACTCTATCGTCTCCCACTCGCTTCTGGGGTATACAAACAGGCAATTGTCCAAGCCGCGGGTGACCACAAAAGACGCACCAAGGTCGTCCCGGAATTTGGCCGGGATGATCAGTCGTCCTTTTTCGTCGATGCTGTGTTGAAATTCACCCATGAACATGTCCAATTCACCCACTTTACGGAAAGGTGCTCCACTTTCCCCCACTTTCCACCACATCGAGTGTTATTCTGTCCACTAAATAGAAATCCTGCCACTTAAACTGTTGAAAGGACTACTTTTCTTAATTCCTAACTAAAATGATTCCCTGGACTCACGAACATAGATTCGTATTCTGTGACTGTAGTTTTATGAACACGCCTCCGAATAGCAAAAAAGTGGTGAGAAGTGGAGGGTGTTACACATCTCCCTCACTGCTCACCACTTCGATTCAATCGTTAGAACGCCCGCTTATAGACGTTGGGCAGTTCCAATTGTGCCCCCAACGCGATCGCTGCCGTTTTGGCAAAATGCGGGTTGCGCAGCAGTTCACGGCCCACGGCGATCAGATCGGCGCGGCCGTTTTGAATCGCCTCTTCCATCAACTGCGGATGATGGAGCAGACCGACAGCGATCGTCGGGATGTCCGCACCCTTTTTGATCTCTTCGGCATATTGCAATTGGTAGCCAGGATAAATGGCTGGCGGCGGCAGCGGCAATGATCCGCCGGACGACACATCGACCAGATCGACACCTGCTTCTTTAAACAGTTTGACCATCTCGATCATCTCGGCCATTGAATAGCCGTCCTCCGAGTATTCAGAAGCGGAGACGCGCATCAAAAGCGGCATGTCGGCTGGAAGGACCTCCTTCACCGCACGAATCACCTGCAAGGGGAAACGGACGCGGTT from Tumebacillus algifaecis encodes the following:
- the mraZ gene encoding division/cell wall cluster transcriptional repressor MraZ, which encodes MFMGEFQHSIDEKGRLIIPAKFRDDLGASFVVTRGLDNCLFVYPRSEWETIESKLKSLPFTRADARAFSRFFFSGATECDLDKQGRANIPNNLREYAKLHRDCVVIGVSGRVEIWAKEVWDEYTLHAADTFGEIAEKLVDLDL
- a CDS encoding cell division protein FtsL encodes the protein MSMYRDNLARPLPKQQEAVPYQQPQRTGAAPRSEKSKQEAKEKLKWLGTILVCIIIALGLVSRYASMVSLNYEVERQKLELQSHQDDRLKLEQQTLELESPERIKSYASNKLGMKSVEDKNLIILPGSQN
- the rsmH gene encoding 16S rRNA (cytosine(1402)-N(4))-methyltransferase RsmH yields the protein MPKETTFHHVSVFANEAVEALIPEPDHIYVDCTLGGAGHSGRILQASSPTGRLIAIDQDLTAIENAKKVLAAYEGRFTIVHSNFRRLEEIVAEQGLSGVDGVLFDLGVSSPQLDEGERGFSYQHDAPLDMRMDKTQPFTAYDLVNTYSQEELAKILFEYAEEKWSKRIAEFIVRERANGSINTTGQLVDIIKAAIPAAARREGPHPAKRTFQAIRIAVNDELNVFAEAIQQAIRVLNPGGRVAIITFHSLEDRIAKLALQEAAKGCICPPQLPICQCSNEPKVRLVTRKPIMPSEEELASNPRARSAKLRIAEKL